The Acidaminococcus fermentans DSM 20731 sequence GGGGCGGAGAACATCTGCGACTTCAGTCTGGGCAACCCCAATGTGCCGGCGCCGGACTATATCAAGGATGCGGTCATCGACATCATGAACGAACTGCCGCCCCAGGCCATCCACAGCTATACGGTGGCTCCCGGGAAACCGGAAGTCCGGGAAACCCTGGCCAAAGACATCAATCGCCGGTTTGGCACCCATTTCACCGGGGCCAACCTGTTCATGGTGGGCGGCGCTGCAGCGGCCATTACCATCTCCTTCAAGGCCCTGGCGGAAGCGGGGGACAACTTCATCGCCTTTGCTCCCTTCTTCCCGGAATACCGGTGCTTTGTGGAATCCACCGGAGCCAGCCTGAAAGTGGTGCCGGCCCGGACGGAAGATTTCCAGATCGATTTCAACGCCTTTGAAAAACTGGTGGATGCCCACACCAAAGGGGTCATCGTCAACTCTCCCAACAACCCCAGCGGGGTGGTGTATTCGGAAGAAACCATCAAAAATCTGGCCGCGGTGCTGGAAAAGAAGGAAAAGGAATACGGCCATCCCATTTTCATCATCGCCGATGAACCCTACCGGGAAATCGTCTATGGGGATATCCAGGTGCCTTACATTCCCCTGTACTACAAAAATACCCTGGTGTGCTATTCCTACAGCAAATCTTTCTCCCTGCCCGGGGAACGGATCGGGTACATCGTGGTGCCCAATGAAGTGGCAGATTTTGCCAAAGTGTTCGGCGCCATTGCCGGGGCTGCCCGGGTGGAATGCCATGTGAATGCTCCGTCCCTGTGGCAGCTGGTGGTGGCCCGGTGCGCCGGGAAACCCTCCAACATAGCGCCCTATGAACGGAACGGCCAGCTGCTGTACCAGGGCCTGAAAGAAGCCGGATTCACCGTGCTGAAGCCCCAGGGGGCCTTCTACCTGTTCCCCAAATGCCTTGAAGAGGACGATTACGCCTTCTGTGAACGGGCCAAAAAGTACGATCTGCTTCTGGTGCCGGGGACGGATTTCGGCTGCCCGGGTTATTTCCGCGCCAGCTACTGCATCAGCTATGATACCATCAAAAAATCCCTGCCCCTGTTCAAGAAACTGGCGGAGGAATACAAATAAAACCATTTACCCATGAGGGACCAGTTTAGGGCGGGTTCCCCGGCGTGGAACCCCTGCGGAGCCGATGGACGGAGTCGGGAAGCTGTAGGGGCCGCACGCCGGGCGGCCCGCCCCTGTCTGTAAAAAGGAGGTCCACGCTGTGAGCGCCCTTTTGATGATCGTATCCTTTTTTGTCAACTATATGCTCCTGTCCCTGTGGAGCCCGTTCTTCCTGCTGCTGGCGGCATTCCTGCTGCCGCCCCAGACCATTCGCACCCTGGATGCCAATCCCGGGTGGCAGGAATGGCTGATGACGGTGCTGATCCTGGTACCGGGGCTGCTGATGCAGCTTCCCTTTTTCCAGCGGGTGATGATCTTTACCAGCGGCTGGAAATCCGCCCGGGGACCTTACCAACAGGTGCTGGAACAGGCCCTGGAACCGGTGATCCAACGGGGCGGGCTCCAGGGGGAAACCTTTCACCTGTATGTGAACCCGGAAAAATCCTTCAACGCCTGTGCCCTGGGGGACAACAACATCATTGTCAACGAGCCCATGTTCCAGTATTTTACGGTAGAGGAACTGTCCGGGATCCTGGCCCACGAAATGGGTCACCTGCAGAAAGGGCACACATGGAAGCTGCTGCTGCTCTGTGGCATGTCCACAGCCAACCGGGCCTGCTTCCGGATCTACAGCCTGTTCCTGGCCCTTCTGACGGTGCTCCAGTTCATCCCCATCCTGGGGTTCATCCTGGTGTTCTTCTGTATTGTGATGAACTTCATCCTCCGGTTGGGGAACTGGCTCCTGGGGTGGCCTCTTACCCTGTTCAACCGGTACTGCTCCCGGCAGGATGAATATGCCGCCGATGCCTACGCCTGCCAGCTGGGCCTGGGACCGGAACTGTACAGCGGCCTGGCCAAACTGGACAGCCTGTACCACAGTCCCCAGCTGGGGTTCTTCGGGAAAATGCTCTCCGACCATCCTGCCACCGATGACAGGCTGGAACGGATAAGAGAGCAGTGCGGAATGTGAGGAACGGAGAAAAGTACAAGGCCTCTGGCCGAACTCCACCACCGTCCTTTGCA is a genomic window containing:
- a CDS encoding M48 family metalloprotease; protein product: MSALLMIVSFFVNYMLLSLWSPFFLLLAAFLLPPQTIRTLDANPGWQEWLMTVLILVPGLLMQLPFFQRVMIFTSGWKSARGPYQQVLEQALEPVIQRGGLQGETFHLYVNPEKSFNACALGDNNIIVNEPMFQYFTVEELSGILAHEMGHLQKGHTWKLLLLCGMSTANRACFRIYSLFLALLTVLQFIPILGFILVFFCIVMNFILRLGNWLLGWPLTLFNRYCSRQDEYAADAYACQLGLGPELYSGLAKLDSLYHSPQLGFFGKMLSDHPATDDRLERIREQCGM
- a CDS encoding pyridoxal phosphate-dependent aminotransferase, with translation MVNEKMYELGSKKSTIRTIFEYGQKRAKEVGAENICDFSLGNPNVPAPDYIKDAVIDIMNELPPQAIHSYTVAPGKPEVRETLAKDINRRFGTHFTGANLFMVGGAAAAITISFKALAEAGDNFIAFAPFFPEYRCFVESTGASLKVVPARTEDFQIDFNAFEKLVDAHTKGVIVNSPNNPSGVVYSEETIKNLAAVLEKKEKEYGHPIFIIADEPYREIVYGDIQVPYIPLYYKNTLVCYSYSKSFSLPGERIGYIVVPNEVADFAKVFGAIAGAARVECHVNAPSLWQLVVARCAGKPSNIAPYERNGQLLYQGLKEAGFTVLKPQGAFYLFPKCLEEDDYAFCERAKKYDLLLVPGTDFGCPGYFRASYCISYDTIKKSLPLFKKLAEEYK